The Desulfobacteraceae bacterium genome contains a region encoding:
- a CDS encoding ATP synthase F0 subunit B, translating to MKRRDRRYGWARIAALACLFVLLAAGAALAAEGSGGWRPTYDLVMRWVNFALLAFVIVKFSREPLMDFLQGRKQALSIEIQQLEAQHQEAAEQAKQATRQLEEGGAQLAELKERIINLGVNSKERIIEDARQQGRNMLLESQRRVEGQILRARQKFRNELVDAAIDRVLEKLPQTISDDDRERMVKNFMASLAVK from the coding sequence ATGAAGCGCCGCGATAGACGCTATGGATGGGCCCGGATCGCGGCCTTGGCCTGCCTCTTTGTGCTGCTGGCGGCGGGGGCCGCACTGGCGGCCGAGGGCAGCGGGGGCTGGCGGCCGACCTATGATCTGGTGATGCGCTGGGTCAACTTTGCTCTGCTGGCCTTTGTCATCGTCAAATTTTCCCGCGAACCCCTCATGGACTTCCTGCAAGGCCGCAAACAGGCGCTTTCCATCGAAATCCAGCAGCTGGAAGCCCAGCATCAGGAAGCCGCGGAGCAGGCCAAGCAGGCCACCCGGCAACTGGAGGAAGGCGGCGCCCAACTGGCCGAACTGAAGGAGCGCATCATCAACCTGGGGGTCAACAGCAAGGAGCGCATCATCGAGGACGCCCGTCAGCAGGGGCGTAACATGCTGCTGGAATCCCAGCGCCGGGTGGAAGGCCAGATCCTCAGGGCGCGGCAGAAATTCCGCAACGAACTGGTGGATGCCGCGATCGACCGGGTGCTGGAAAAATTGCCGCAGACCATCAGCGATGACGATCGCGAGCGGATGGTCAAAAACTTCATGGCCAGCCTGGCGGTGAAATAA
- a CDS encoding tRNA (cytidine(34)-2'-O)-methyltransferase, translated as MKCERHVVLITPEVHWNTGNIGRTCLGVGARLHLIKPLGFSLSSKALKRAGLDYWQRVDLKVWENWEAFSASQQPLPEEMALLSKNGSQPFWEITPANRQFLIFGSETGGLPAFIRSRYPHRTYHIPISRQIRCLNLSTAVGIVLYESLRASGIAHEWPSAAVGAKG; from the coding sequence ATGAAATGCGAACGCCATGTTGTGCTCATCACCCCCGAGGTCCATTGGAACACCGGCAACATCGGGCGCACCTGCCTCGGGGTCGGCGCCAGGCTGCACCTGATCAAACCCCTGGGCTTTTCCCTGAGCAGCAAGGCGCTCAAACGGGCCGGGCTGGATTACTGGCAGCGGGTGGACCTCAAGGTCTGGGAGAACTGGGAGGCCTTCAGCGCCAGCCAACAACCACTGCCTGAGGAGATGGCCCTGCTGAGTAAAAACGGGTCCCAGCCCTTCTGGGAGATCACCCCGGCCAACCGCCAGTTCCTGATTTTCGGCTCGGAAACCGGCGGCCTGCCGGCTTTCATTCGCAGCCGCTACCCTCACCGCACCTACCATATCCCCATCTCGCGCCAGATCCGCTGCCTGAACCTGTCCACGGCCGTCGGCATCGTCTTGTACGAAAGCCTGCGGGCGAGCGGCATCGCGCATGAATGGCCCTCGGCCGCTGTCGGGGCAAAGGGCTGA
- a CDS encoding hemolysin family protein, with the protein MLDQILILVVLLFFSGFFSSAETALFSISRVKARHLGKMAGKTNLLIMRMKEDPHRLLATILIGNNMVNIGASSLATALALDYFQDQAVGIATGGMTFLILVFGEIFPKSIATRNNILISKIVILPIFWLSILFFPLIKFLDFIPKLTGKIKRTPTVTEEELMTFVEVVEEEGEIKEEEKELIHNIFEFDDTNAYEIMTPRADMYVIDADDELRVDEIVKSGFSRIPVIRGDIDHVVGILNIKDLFMRHLTASAPLDVRELMQPPYFVPENKKLDSLLRQFKRRKSHLAIVVDEHGGVAGLITLEDVLEEIVGEISDETDKVEARIVRLKNKEWIVLGKTDVEEVNEKIPMEIPESKEYDTFSGFVLNQIGKIPQEKEEIPIGSFIVTVQKKDGNRISEYHVRQV; encoded by the coding sequence ATGCTCGATCAGATCCTCATTCTGGTTGTGTTGCTCTTTTTTTCCGGTTTTTTTTCATCCGCCGAAACCGCCCTTTTTTCCATCAGCCGGGTCAAAGCCCGGCACCTGGGTAAAATGGCGGGCAAAACCAACCTCTTGATCATGCGGATGAAGGAGGACCCCCACCGGCTGCTGGCCACGATCCTGATCGGCAACAATATGGTCAATATCGGCGCCTCATCCCTGGCCACGGCGCTCGCCCTGGACTATTTCCAGGACCAGGCGGTGGGGATCGCCACCGGCGGCATGACGTTTCTCATCCTGGTCTTCGGCGAAATATTCCCCAAATCCATTGCCACCCGCAACAACATCCTGATTTCCAAAATCGTCATCCTGCCCATTTTCTGGCTGTCGATCCTCTTTTTTCCCCTGATCAAGTTCCTCGATTTCATACCGAAACTGACCGGCAAAATCAAAAGGACTCCCACCGTCACCGAAGAGGAGCTGATGACCTTCGTGGAAGTGGTCGAGGAGGAGGGCGAGATCAAGGAGGAGGAAAAAGAACTGATTCACAACATTTTCGAGTTTGACGACACCAATGCCTATGAAATCATGACCCCGCGGGCGGACATGTACGTCATCGACGCCGACGATGAGCTGCGCGTGGATGAGATCGTCAAATCGGGCTTTTCCCGGATTCCCGTCATCCGCGGGGACATCGACCACGTGGTGGGGATCCTGAACATCAAGGACCTCTTCATGCGGCATCTCACCGCCAGCGCGCCCCTGGATGTCCGGGAACTGATGCAGCCGCCCTACTTCGTGCCGGAAAACAAAAAACTGGATTCCCTCCTGCGCCAATTCAAACGCCGCAAAAGCCATCTGGCGATTGTCGTCGATGAGCACGGGGGGGTGGCCGGCCTGATCACCCTGGAAGACGTGCTGGAGGAGATCGTCGGGGAGATCAGCGACGAAACCGACAAGGTGGAGGCCCGCATTGTCCGGTTGAAAAACAAGGAATGGATCGTTCTGGGCAAGACCGACGTCGAGGAGGTCAATGAAAAGATTCCCATGGAGATCCCGGAGTCCAAGGAGTATGACACCTTCTCGGGCTTCGTGCTCAACCAGATCGGCAAGATCCCCCAGGAAAAGGAGGAGATTCCCATCGGGTCCTTCATCGTGACGGTTCAGAAAAAGGACGGCAACCGGATCAGCGAGTACCACGTGCGCCAGGTCTGA
- a CDS encoding zinc ribbon domain-containing protein, translated as MFFLVGGISPKTVVLDPAARRCPACGLFQARLQRVDHYLNLFFIPLWRVKKGAPLLVCSRCGTLSDPEAASEAAVAAPPGETCSRCGRALAADFRYCPHCGQRR; from the coding sequence GTGTTTTTTCTGGTGGGCGGAATTTCACCTAAAACCGTCGTTTTGGACCCGGCAGCCCGCCGCTGTCCGGCCTGCGGTCTTTTTCAGGCCCGCTTGCAGCGGGTGGACCACTACCTCAACCTGTTCTTCATCCCGCTGTGGCGGGTAAAAAAAGGGGCGCCGCTGCTGGTTTGCAGCCGCTGCGGGACCCTCTCGGACCCCGAGGCCGCGTCCGAAGCCGCCGTCGCGGCCCCCCCGGGCGAAACGTGCAGCCGCTGCGGGCGGGCGCTGGCAGCCGACTTCCGTTACTGCCCACACTGCGGCCAGCGGCGCTGA
- a CDS encoding amidohydrolase family protein, giving the protein MIIDCHTHIFPAAVRQNREKYFRGEPAFELLYASPKARLVGAGELVAAMDAQGVDRSVVFGFPWRDARIARLNNDYVMEAVGRYPGRLVGLCCLDPFSPQAEAETRRCLEGGLAGIGELAFYQSGIDAAALDKLAPLMALCLTNGLVAMIHTNEPVGHLYPGKTPNTLRQIYDLVRRFPENKIVLAHWGGGLFFYQLLKREVKAALQNVYFDTAASPYLYDPDVYRVACELVGSEKILFGSDYPLLGPARYFAEMAAARISDDDRERICGGNAARLLNL; this is encoded by the coding sequence ATGATCATCGATTGCCACACCCACATCTTCCCGGCGGCGGTGCGCCAGAACCGGGAAAAATATTTCCGGGGGGAGCCGGCCTTCGAATTGCTCTACGCCTCTCCCAAAGCCAGACTGGTGGGGGCCGGGGAGCTGGTCGCCGCAATGGATGCCCAGGGGGTCGACCGGTCGGTGGTTTTCGGTTTCCCCTGGCGTGATGCCCGGATCGCGCGTTTGAACAACGACTATGTGATGGAGGCCGTGGGGCGCTACCCCGGGCGGCTGGTGGGGCTCTGCTGTCTGGATCCCTTCAGCCCCCAGGCCGAAGCCGAAACCCGGCGCTGCCTGGAAGGCGGGCTGGCAGGCATCGGAGAGCTGGCCTTCTATCAGTCCGGCATCGACGCCGCCGCCCTGGACAAACTGGCGCCCCTGATGGCGCTGTGTCTGACCAACGGGTTGGTGGCCATGATCCATACCAACGAGCCGGTGGGTCATCTCTATCCCGGCAAGACCCCCAACACCCTGCGGCAGATCTACGATTTGGTCAGGCGCTTCCCCGAAAACAAGATCGTGCTGGCCCACTGGGGGGGCGGGCTCTTTTTCTATCAGCTGCTCAAACGGGAGGTCAAGGCCGCGCTGCAAAACGTCTACTTCGACACCGCCGCTTCGCCGTATCTCTACGACCCGGATGTGTATCGGGTGGCCTGTGAACTTGTCGGCAGCGAAAAAATTCTCTTCGGCAGCGACTACCCGCTCCTCGGCCCCGCCCGATATTTCGCGGAAATGGCGGCCGCCAGGATCTCCGACGACGACCGCGAGCGGATCTGCGGCGGGAACGCCGCCCGTCTGCTGAACCTCTGA
- a CDS encoding retroviral-like aspartic protease family protein, giving the protein MNPILRKPLVLCVILAGLGFWPNLSQPAFYKYVDENGQTRYVDDAAKIPPQYRENLTTYKERYDDLAPEERAALKHRERLQKAPAGAAPRAVGTPAEAAANRPEHFTGGRQDGEIYETKVIIRGNQVLVPVTLDYEGNQVETLLLLDTGASLIALHEEVAQGLKIRSTQQATAQVVGGKNIPFKLATLSYVQVGPVRVKNLRAGIIRHSGATRFKGLLGMNFLRNVDYSIDFERQVIKWRL; this is encoded by the coding sequence ATGAACCCGATCTTGCGAAAGCCCCTGGTTCTCTGCGTCATCCTGGCGGGTCTGGGGTTTTGGCCGAACCTTTCGCAGCCGGCGTTTTACAAGTACGTCGATGAGAACGGCCAAACCCGCTATGTGGACGACGCGGCCAAAATCCCGCCGCAATACCGTGAAAACCTGACCACCTACAAGGAGCGCTATGACGACCTTGCACCGGAGGAGCGGGCGGCCCTGAAACACCGCGAGCGCCTGCAAAAGGCCCCCGCCGGGGCGGCGCCAAGGGCCGTCGGCACCCCCGCCGAAGCGGCCGCCAACCGCCCGGAGCACTTCACCGGCGGCAGGCAGGACGGCGAAATTTACGAAACCAAGGTGATCATCCGGGGCAACCAGGTACTGGTGCCGGTCACCCTGGACTACGAGGGCAATCAGGTGGAAACGCTGCTGCTCCTGGACACCGGTGCATCACTGATCGCACTGCACGAGGAGGTCGCCCAGGGCTTGAAAATACGCAGCACCCAGCAGGCGACGGCGCAGGTGGTGGGCGGCAAAAACATCCCCTTCAAACTGGCCACCCTGAGCTATGTGCAGGTGGGCCCGGTGCGCGTCAAGAACCTGCGCGCGGGGATCATCCGCCACAGCGGGGCCACGCGATTCAAGGGGCTGCTGGGAATGAATTTCCTGCGCAACGTGGACTACAGCATCGACTTTGAACGGCAGGTCATCAAATGGCGCCTGTGA
- a CDS encoding rhomboid family intramembrane serine protease: protein MPEPKRSSLLCPNCRKLISADEPRCPHCGTSRPAALWRNNPWTRGLGREETLVNWVVFLNAGMFILALLLNPGDTRVSLNPLTALAPSDLSLLHLGATGTIPIDRLHRWWSLLTANYLHGGILHIVFNMMAFRQLAPFVIREYGPYRMISLYTLSGVGGFLVSYLAGVALTIGASAAVCGLIGAALFYGKNRGGTYGQAVYKQVSGWVLGLFVFGLLVPGINNWGHGGGLVSGALLAYLLGYRERRPETLWHKSLAGICAALTVLTLGWAALSALVLRFAA from the coding sequence ATGCCAGAACCGAAGCGCTCTTCACTGCTCTGCCCCAACTGCCGCAAGCTGATCAGTGCCGACGAGCCCCGCTGCCCGCACTGCGGCACCTCCCGGCCCGCCGCCCTGTGGCGCAACAACCCCTGGACCCGCGGGCTCGGGCGCGAGGAGACGCTGGTCAACTGGGTGGTTTTTCTCAACGCCGGCATGTTCATCCTCGCCTTGCTGCTCAACCCGGGCGACACCCGGGTGTCGCTGAACCCCCTGACCGCTTTGGCCCCATCGGATCTCAGCCTCCTGCATCTGGGGGCCACCGGGACCATTCCCATCGACCGCCTACACCGCTGGTGGTCCCTGCTGACGGCAAATTACCTCCACGGCGGCATTCTCCACATCGTCTTCAACATGATGGCCTTCCGGCAGCTGGCGCCCTTTGTCATCCGCGAGTACGGCCCCTATCGCATGATCAGCCTCTACACCCTGAGCGGCGTGGGCGGCTTCCTGGTGTCCTACCTGGCGGGGGTGGCGCTGACCATCGGCGCCTCGGCGGCGGTCTGCGGCCTGATCGGTGCGGCCCTTTTCTACGGCAAAAACCGCGGCGGCACTTACGGTCAGGCGGTTTACAAACAGGTCAGCGGCTGGGTTTTGGGGCTGTTCGTCTTCGGGCTGCTGGTGCCCGGAATCAACAACTGGGGGCATGGCGGCGGTCTGGTGAGCGGTGCCCTGCTGGCCTACCTGCTGGGCTACCGCGAACGCCGACCGGAGACCCTCTGGCATAAATCCCTGGCGGGCATCTGTGCCGCCCTGACCGTCCTGACCCTTGGCTGGGCCGCCCTGAGCGCCCTTGTCCTGCGGTTTGCGGCCTGA
- the pgm gene encoding phosphoglucomutase (alpha-D-glucose-1,6-bisphosphate-dependent): MALHPRAGRPAPASIRANIPQLVSAYYTRHPDPADPAQRVSFGTSGHRGSALKNSLNEDHILATSQAICDYRRANNISGPLFLGMDTHALSQPCFITALEVLSANEVTVMIDHQGGFTPTPVVSHAILAFNRRQAAPRADGIVITPSHNPPEDGGFKYNPPHGGPADTEVTRWVEKRANQLLAENNRGVRRLRYEAALKAPGVRPHDFFTPYIQDLEQIIDVAAIRSAGIRMGVDPMGGATVGLWEPLAAALNLQITVVNPEIDPTFGFMTLDKDGKIRMDCSSPYAMAGLIGLKADFEIAFGNDPDGDRHGIVTPDGGLMNPNHYLSVAVWYLFQNRPRWRPQARVGKTLVSSSMIDRVAAHLGKTLWEVPVGFKWFVPGLIDGSCAFGGEESAGASFLRHDGSVWTTDKDGIAMDLLAAEITAITGRSPAALYRRLAAEFGDPLYERLDAPATAAQKAVLSTLAPEDVQAAELAGEPICAKLTRAPGNDAPIGGLKVVTANGWFAARPSGTEDVYKIYAESFNGRSHLQRIQTEAREIVQRAFSAAGA, from the coding sequence ATGGCGCTGCATCCCCGGGCCGGAAGGCCCGCCCCGGCATCCATCCGGGCCAATATTCCCCAGCTGGTCAGCGCGTACTACACCCGCCACCCGGACCCCGCGGACCCCGCCCAGCGGGTGAGCTTCGGCACCTCGGGTCACCGCGGCTCGGCCCTTAAAAACAGCCTCAACGAGGACCATATCCTGGCCACCAGCCAGGCAATTTGCGACTATCGGCGGGCCAACAACATCAGCGGCCCCCTTTTTTTGGGGATGGACACCCACGCCCTGTCGCAGCCCTGCTTCATCACCGCCCTGGAGGTGCTGAGCGCCAATGAGGTGACGGTCATGATCGACCATCAGGGCGGCTTTACCCCCACCCCGGTGGTCTCCCACGCCATTCTGGCCTTCAACCGGAGGCAAGCGGCGCCGCGTGCCGACGGCATCGTGATCACCCCCTCGCACAACCCCCCCGAAGACGGGGGCTTCAAGTACAACCCTCCCCACGGCGGGCCGGCGGACACCGAGGTCACCCGCTGGGTGGAGAAACGCGCCAACCAACTGCTGGCGGAAAACAACCGGGGGGTTAGACGGCTGCGCTATGAGGCGGCGCTCAAGGCCCCCGGGGTCCGGCCCCATGATTTTTTCACCCCGTACATCCAGGACTTGGAGCAGATCATCGATGTCGCGGCGATCCGCTCGGCCGGAATCCGGATGGGGGTCGACCCCATGGGCGGGGCCACCGTCGGTCTCTGGGAGCCCCTGGCCGCGGCCCTGAACCTGCAGATCACGGTGGTCAACCCCGAAATCGATCCGACCTTCGGCTTCATGACCCTCGACAAGGACGGCAAGATCCGCATGGACTGCTCCTCGCCGTATGCCATGGCGGGCCTGATCGGGCTCAAGGCCGATTTTGAGATTGCCTTCGGCAACGACCCGGACGGCGACCGGCACGGCATCGTGACCCCTGACGGGGGGTTGATGAACCCCAACCATTACCTCTCAGTGGCGGTCTGGTACCTCTTCCAGAACCGCCCCCGTTGGCGGCCGCAGGCCCGGGTCGGCAAAACCCTGGTGAGCAGCAGCATGATCGACCGGGTGGCCGCCCATCTGGGCAAAACCCTGTGGGAGGTGCCGGTGGGCTTCAAGTGGTTTGTCCCCGGTCTGATTGACGGCAGCTGCGCCTTTGGCGGCGAGGAAAGCGCCGGGGCGAGCTTTCTGCGGCATGATGGCAGCGTCTGGACCACCGACAAGGACGGCATCGCCATGGATCTTCTGGCCGCCGAGATCACCGCCATCACCGGGCGGAGCCCGGCGGCGCTCTACCGGCGACTGGCGGCTGAATTCGGCGACCCGCTCTATGAGCGCCTGGATGCGCCGGCCACGGCGGCCCAAAAAGCGGTCCTGAGCACTCTCGCGCCCGAGGACGTCCAGGCCGCGGAGCTCGCCGGTGAGCCGATTTGCGCCAAACTGACCCGCGCCCCTGGAAACGATGCCCCCATTGGCGGCCTCAAGGTGGTCACCGCCAACGGCTGGTTTGCCGCCCGCCCCTCGGGCACCGAGGATGTCTACAAAATCTACGCGGAGAGCTTCAACGGCCGCTCGCACCTCCAGAGAATTCAAACCGAGGCCCGGGAGATCGTCCAGCGGGCGTTTTCGGCCGCCGGGGCCTGA
- a CDS encoding ParA family protein has product MKRWVVFNQKGGVGKSTIACNLAAVSAARGRRTLVVDLDPQGNSTQYLLGTGASHLETTLATYFEETLYAFFKTQRPESCVHPTPFVGLDVMPAHPAMAELEGKLESRYKMFKLKEALDSLVDYAAVFIDTPPALNFFTRSALIAADACLIPFDCDHFSRQALYALLENVREIRADHNPRLEVAGIVVNQFQARARQPREIVAALRQEGLPVLDPYISASVRIRESHTAAQPMIFFDPRHKLSAEFQALQERLG; this is encoded by the coding sequence ATGAAGCGATGGGTGGTTTTCAACCAGAAGGGCGGGGTGGGCAAATCCACCATCGCCTGCAACCTGGCCGCGGTCAGTGCCGCCCGCGGGCGGCGCACCCTGGTGGTGGACCTGGATCCCCAGGGCAATTCGACCCAGTACCTGCTGGGAACCGGGGCGAGCCACCTGGAGACGACCCTGGCCACCTACTTCGAGGAGACCCTCTACGCCTTTTTCAAGACCCAGCGCCCCGAAAGCTGCGTCCACCCGACGCCCTTTGTCGGTCTGGACGTCATGCCGGCGCACCCCGCGATGGCGGAGCTGGAGGGCAAGCTGGAATCGCGCTACAAGATGTTCAAGCTCAAGGAGGCCCTGGACAGTCTGGTGGATTACGCCGCTGTCTTCATCGATACCCCGCCGGCGCTCAATTTCTTCACCCGCTCGGCGCTGATCGCCGCCGACGCCTGCCTGATTCCCTTCGACTGCGACCACTTCTCCCGCCAGGCGCTCTACGCGCTGCTGGAGAACGTCCGGGAAATCCGGGCCGACCACAACCCCCGCCTGGAGGTGGCCGGGATCGTGGTCAACCAGTTCCAGGCACGCGCCCGCCAACCCCGGGAAATCGTGGCGGCGCTGCGGCAGGAGGGCCTGCCGGTCCTGGATCCCTACATTTCCGCCTCCGTCCGGATCCGCGAGTCCCACACGGCGGCCCAGCCGATGATTTTCTTTGACCCGCGCCACAAGCTGAGCGCCGAATTTCAGGCCCTCCAGGAGCGGCTGGGCTGA
- a CDS encoding MBL fold metallo-hydrolase yields MAPAAIPPAAPEPQTAPAALTVCVLASGSRGNAIYVADATTAVLIDAGLSGVEIERRLHSRGLCPERLTAVLVTHEHDDHIRGVGVLSRRYHLPVYITAPTLKAAGPQLGSLHEVRAFRCGHGFQIAALNFRPFALCHDAEDPAGFTVSANGGKLGIATDLGIATALVQENLKDCNALVLEANHDPLMLENGPYPWPLKQRIKSRCGHLANRDSRQLLSAVRHAGLQHVILAHLSEKNNSPEKALAEVGLALQAAPGIDLTVACQETAGRLVTLA; encoded by the coding sequence ATGGCGCCTGCCGCGATTCCCCCAGCCGCCCCCGAACCCCAGACCGCGCCCGCAGCGCTGACGGTCTGCGTTCTGGCCAGCGGCAGCCGGGGCAACGCCATCTACGTGGCCGATGCCACCACCGCCGTCCTGATCGATGCCGGTCTTTCCGGGGTTGAAATCGAACGCCGCCTGCACTCGCGGGGGCTTTGCCCCGAGAGGCTGACGGCGGTCCTGGTCACCCACGAGCACGACGACCACATCCGGGGCGTCGGTGTGCTGTCACGCCGCTACCACCTGCCAGTCTACATCACGGCGCCCACCTTGAAAGCCGCCGGCCCCCAGCTGGGCAGCCTGCATGAGGTCCGCGCCTTCCGCTGCGGCCACGGCTTTCAAATCGCGGCCCTTAACTTTCGCCCCTTTGCCCTCTGCCATGACGCCGAAGACCCGGCGGGCTTCACCGTCAGCGCAAACGGCGGCAAACTGGGCATCGCCACCGACCTGGGGATCGCCACCGCCCTGGTTCAGGAAAACCTGAAAGACTGCAACGCCCTGGTCCTCGAGGCCAACCACGATCCGCTGATGCTGGAAAACGGCCCCTACCCGTGGCCCCTCAAACAGCGCATCAAAAGCCGCTGCGGACATCTGGCCAACCGCGATTCCCGCCAGCTGCTCAGCGCCGTGCGCCACGCCGGTCTGCAGCACGTGATCCTGGCGCACCTCAGCGAGAAGAACAACTCCCCCGAGAAAGCCCTCGCCGAAGTCGGACTGGCGCTTCAAGCGGCGCCCGGGATCGACCTGACAGTGGCCTGCCAGGAAACCGCCGGCCGCCTTGTGACCCTCGCCTGA
- the dut gene encoding dUTP diphosphatase: MESAPTVRFCRLRPEEDADLPLPRYMTPLAAGMDLCAAVSQPLTLAPGAILLIPTGFAMALPPGYEAQIRPRSGLAAHHGIGLINSPGTIDADYRGEVQIPLINLGKTPFTVHRGDRIAQMVINRICQVRVQLTTRLEDTARSAGGFGHTGA; this comes from the coding sequence ATGGAATCCGCCCCCACCGTCAGGTTCTGCCGGCTGCGGCCGGAAGAGGACGCCGATCTCCCCCTGCCGCGCTACATGACCCCCCTGGCCGCGGGGATGGACCTCTGTGCGGCCGTGTCTCAGCCGCTGACCCTTGCACCGGGGGCGATTCTGCTGATCCCGACGGGCTTCGCCATGGCCCTGCCGCCGGGCTACGAGGCTCAGATCCGGCCGCGCAGCGGGCTGGCCGCGCATCACGGCATCGGGCTGATCAATTCGCCCGGAACCATCGATGCCGATTACCGCGGTGAGGTGCAAATCCCGCTGATCAACCTGGGCAAAACTCCTTTTACGGTCCACCGCGGCGACCGCATCGCCCAGATGGTGATCAACCGGATCTGCCAGGTGCGGGTGCAGCTGACGACCCGCTTGGAGGACACCGCCCGCAGCGCCGGCGGTTTCGGCCACACGGGGGCCTGA
- a CDS encoding insulinase family protein produces MKAALRKTTLPNGVRLLSLKMPHVRSVSMGVWVNVGARDESPAENGLSHFIEHMIFKGTEKRSAFQIAKEFDAIGGQTNAFTSMEATCYHARVVDTHLETMVEILSDIFLNSTFDPLEIERERPVICQEIGMVEDSPEEYVHVLAGSDFWGDNPLGRSILGTREGVGAFGAEALRAFFRRFYHPGQIVVAAAGNIDHDRLTDLLGAPFAAIQPPPAALPPRHPTAGRAALSVHAKALEQVHLCLSTRGVSLRAAQRFALSLLNSLLGGNMSSRLFQEIRERRGLAYSVYTHTASYEDTGMFGVYAAVEPDKALETTRLIARNLRALKDAPVSAAELQDAKDYTKGCLLLAAESTDNQMARIAQSELLFGRCIPLETILERLQAVTAEDLLALANTLFQADQTALTILGPPLDAAPEAFRECLAL; encoded by the coding sequence ATGAAAGCGGCGCTTAGAAAGACCACCCTGCCCAACGGCGTCCGCCTCTTGAGCCTGAAGATGCCCCACGTGCGCTCGGTCTCCATGGGGGTTTGGGTGAACGTGGGCGCCCGTGACGAATCCCCGGCTGAAAACGGGCTCTCGCATTTTATCGAGCACATGATTTTCAAGGGCACCGAAAAGCGCTCGGCATTTCAGATCGCCAAGGAGTTCGATGCCATCGGCGGCCAGACGAACGCCTTCACCAGCATGGAGGCCACCTGCTACCACGCGCGGGTGGTGGATACCCATCTGGAGACGATGGTCGAGATTCTCTCCGATATCTTCCTGAACTCCACCTTCGACCCGTTGGAAATCGAGCGCGAGCGCCCGGTGATCTGCCAGGAAATCGGGATGGTCGAGGACAGCCCCGAGGAGTACGTGCACGTCCTGGCCGGCAGCGACTTCTGGGGCGACAACCCGCTGGGACGCTCGATTTTGGGAACCCGCGAAGGGGTTGGGGCGTTCGGCGCCGAGGCCCTCAGGGCCTTTTTCCGCCGCTTCTACCACCCCGGTCAGATCGTGGTGGCGGCGGCCGGCAACATCGACCACGACCGCTTGACCGACCTGCTGGGTGCGCCGTTTGCGGCCATCCAGCCGCCGCCGGCCGCCCTGCCGCCGCGCCACCCCACCGCGGGACGCGCGGCGCTGTCGGTGCACGCCAAAGCCCTCGAGCAGGTCCACCTGTGCCTCAGTACCCGGGGGGTGTCCCTCAGGGCCGCGCAGCGCTTTGCCCTGTCGCTGCTCAATTCGCTGCTGGGCGGCAATATGAGCTCGCGGCTCTTTCAGGAAATCCGCGAGCGCAGGGGACTGGCCTACTCGGTCTACACCCATACGGCCTCATACGAGGACACGGGCATGTTCGGGGTGTATGCGGCGGTGGAGCCCGACAAGGCGCTGGAAACCACCCGGCTGATCGCCCGCAACCTGCGGGCGCTGAAGGACGCCCCGGTCAGCGCAGCCGAGCTCCAGGACGCCAAGGACTACACCAAGGGCTGCCTTCTCCTGGCCGCTGAAAGCACCGACAATCAGATGGCCCGCATCGCCCAGAGCGAGCTCCTCTTTGGGCGCTGCATCCCCCTGGAAACGATTCTCGAGCGGCTGCAGGCCGTGACTGCCGAAGATCTCCTGGCGCTCGCCAACACGCTTTTTCAGGCCGACCAGACCGCCCTGACAATCCTCGGCCCGCCCCTGGACGCCGCCCCGGAGGCCTTCAGGGAGTGCCTCGCACTCTGA